The DNA segment AGGTGATCATCGCCTGGTCCTCTGCAATGGTTGTTATGTCCCTAGGGGTTTCGCTCGGGTTGTCGGGTCCGTGGTTTGGGTTCTTAGCCGGTTCGGCCGCCGCGCTTCATCAGATGACCGAACAGCAGATTGCAGCCGCGATATTCGTCATTCTGGGGGGTGCTCCTTGGTTCGTGATCGGTACACAAAAGATGCGACTATGGTTGGAGGCTGAGGAGCGTGAGCCGGTTGGAGGTTTTATCGCTCCCGTACAGCGCTTTGGGCGTTCTGTTAAGGTCAACCAGGTGAGACGGGGGCGGTCTTGAAGGGAGGTGAATGATGTTCGGAAGTGTAACTGGTTATACGGCTGGCGCTGATATGACTTTTGCTATCCCGCTAGGTATCTTTGCTTTGTCGGTGCTCTATGGGTTTTTCGCAAGAAAGAAGCTGACCAGGCGCCGTTAGGCTTAGCTGATCTGTAAGGAGGGCTCCGGGATCACCCCGGGGCCCTCTGCTGTTTTCCTGGCTGGAAATATGGCTCTATTGACATTCATGTGGATAAACTCGCCCTTTCATAGGGTAACTTTAAGTCAATCGGTCCACAAGCTAGCATCACCAGGGCCAGGGTAGCCTTGGCGGAGTGAAACCCATACGAGCGGGCAATGATGGAGCGAACTTTGGTGTTGAGTCCCTCGACCCTCCCATTGGATACCCCAAGTCTGATGGAGGCAAGTATCCCGTCTCGATGAGTTCGGATGGTCTTTGAGAGTCGGATGAAACTCGATAGTCGTGAGCGTGAGGCTCGCTTGCACCAGTGATCGAGCATCTCATTCACCTCGTCGATTTCGAGGTCTCCAGCAAAGATCGCCCGTAGGGACTCCTTCATCTCATAAGCCCGCCATAGGGC comes from the Ferrimicrobium acidiphilum DSM 19497 genome and includes:
- a CDS encoding transposase gives rise to the protein MRWKSQVRFGGRTRETHQRKRWQGALVRPYLGTEALEEVRKDLWREMRKLPSPTFARKFAGARWALLKNPGTLTKRQGLALLAVKQRGGALWRAYEMKESLRAIFAGDLEIDEVNEMLDHWCKRASRSRLSSFIRLSKTIRTHRDGILASIRLGVSNGRVEGLNTKVRSIIARSYGFHSAKATLALVMLACGPIDLKLPYERASLST